A genomic stretch from Calidithermus timidus DSM 17022 includes:
- the purH gene encoding bifunctional phosphoribosylaminoimidazolecarboxamide formyltransferase/IMP cyclohydrolase, which translates to MRALLSVSNKAGLVEFARELAAMGFELLSTGGTHKILQEAGLEVVHVSDVTGFPEILDGRVKTLHPNIHAGLLATRSEAHQAQLERHGITRIDLLCVNLYPFRQTVRRGASFEECIENIDIGGPAMLRAAAKNHAAVLPVCDPADYPRVLEALRNGVSSALRQELAYKAFAHTAAYDAAIAEFLGQEKFRPSLTLALERVGELRYGENPHQAAALYRLQGETGPVLDAEVLAGKPMGFNNYADADAAWALVSEFDEPACVCIKHANPCGVAVAADAKTAWERARDADTLSVFGGVVALNRPVDLETAQATKGTFLEVLIAPEVSPEALEWFRTKKPDLRVLVAGPSRFGPLEFRPILGGFLVQDRDLQAWGGLEPRVVTVREPTAQEWRDLEFAWKVGKHARSNNVVLARDGVTVGVGTGAVSRIWAAERAILNAGERAKGAVLASEAFFPFDDVVRAAAAAGVRAIVQPGGAKRDPEVIAAADELGVAMVFTGSRHFKH; encoded by the coding sequence ATGCGTGCGCTGCTTTCGGTTTCCAACAAGGCGGGCCTGGTGGAGTTTGCCCGTGAGCTGGCGGCTATGGGCTTCGAGCTGCTTTCCACGGGTGGAACGCATAAGATCCTTCAGGAGGCGGGGCTGGAGGTCGTCCACGTCTCTGACGTGACCGGCTTTCCTGAAATCCTGGACGGGCGGGTCAAGACGCTGCACCCAAACATCCACGCCGGGCTTCTGGCCACCCGCAGCGAGGCCCACCAGGCCCAGCTCGAGCGGCACGGCATCACCCGCATCGACCTGCTGTGCGTCAACCTCTACCCCTTCCGCCAGACCGTGCGCCGAGGGGCCAGCTTCGAGGAATGCATTGAGAACATCGACATCGGCGGCCCGGCCATGCTGCGGGCGGCAGCCAAGAACCACGCCGCCGTGCTGCCGGTGTGCGATCCCGCCGACTACCCGCGCGTGCTCGAGGCCCTGCGCAACGGGGTGAGCAGCGCCCTGCGCCAGGAACTCGCCTACAAGGCCTTTGCCCACACTGCCGCTTACGACGCGGCCATCGCCGAATTCCTGGGCCAGGAGAAGTTCAGGCCGAGCCTCACGCTCGCGCTCGAGCGTGTCGGCGAGCTACGCTACGGCGAGAATCCCCACCAGGCTGCAGCCCTGTACCGGCTTCAGGGCGAAACCGGTCCGGTGCTCGACGCCGAGGTGCTGGCTGGAAAGCCGATGGGTTTCAACAACTACGCCGACGCCGACGCGGCCTGGGCGCTGGTGAGCGAGTTCGACGAACCCGCGTGCGTATGCATCAAGCACGCCAACCCCTGTGGGGTCGCGGTGGCCGCCGATGCCAAGACGGCCTGGGAGCGCGCCCGCGACGCCGATACCCTCTCGGTCTTCGGCGGGGTGGTAGCGCTCAACCGACCCGTGGACCTCGAGACCGCCCAGGCCACGAAGGGGACTTTCCTCGAGGTTCTCATCGCCCCCGAGGTGAGCCCGGAGGCCCTGGAGTGGTTCAGAACCAAGAAGCCCGACCTGAGGGTGCTGGTAGCCGGGCCGAGCCGCTTCGGCCCGCTGGAGTTCCGCCCCATCCTGGGCGGCTTTCTGGTGCAAGACCGCGACCTTCAGGCCTGGGGTGGCCTCGAGCCCCGCGTGGTGACGGTGCGCGAGCCTACTGCACAGGAGTGGCGCGACCTCGAGTTCGCCTGGAAGGTGGGCAAGCACGCCCGCTCCAACAACGTGGTGCTCGCCAGGGACGGCGTGACGGTGGGGGTGGGTACCGGCGCGGTGAGCCGTATCTGGGCCGCCGAGCGCGCCATCCTCAACGCCGGGGAGCGGGCTAAGGGTGCGGTGCTCGCTTCCGAAGCCTTCTTCCCCTTCGACGACGTGGTGCGTGCCGCTGCCGCCGCCGGCGTCAGGGCTATCGTCCAGCCCGGCGGGGCCAAGCGCGACCCCGAGGTGATCGCCGCCGCCGACGAGCTGGGCGTGGCGATGGTGTTCACGGGCTCGAGGCACTTCAAGCACTGA
- a CDS encoding EamA family transporter encodes MWGSTYLSFRLGVGPGGGFEPFMMGALRFLPSAAVLMGYALLTRQRLRLERRELLVMALSGVVLWVGGNGLILIASQYSSSGYAALMVATTPIWAATFEAILNRKAPSPKLVAGLLLGLVGVVVLSVPKLAHSSQATLLAVGLLLLSPMLWSAGTLFYQRNQSRLEPVVVSAYQQLFGGLAFLLLSPLLGERWTMPTLQGWLALAYLIVFGSLLAYTSFILAVKLLPVSLVTTYAYVNPVVALFLGWLVLDETIGLWTIAGATLVLIAVGVVFQARKR; translated from the coding sequence GTGTGGGGTAGCACCTACCTGAGCTTTCGGCTAGGTGTGGGGCCAGGGGGTGGCTTTGAGCCCTTCATGATGGGAGCGCTGCGCTTTTTGCCCTCGGCAGCGGTGCTGATGGGCTACGCTCTGCTCACCCGGCAACGTTTGAGGCTCGAGCGGCGCGAGTTGCTGGTGATGGCACTTTCGGGCGTGGTGCTGTGGGTGGGCGGCAACGGCCTGATCCTCATCGCCAGCCAGTACTCCAGCTCGGGCTACGCGGCCTTGATGGTAGCGACCACGCCCATCTGGGCCGCGACCTTCGAGGCCATCCTCAACCGCAAAGCCCCCTCGCCCAAGCTGGTCGCCGGGCTGCTGTTGGGTCTGGTAGGGGTGGTGGTGCTCTCTGTGCCCAAACTGGCCCACAGCTCACAAGCGACCTTGCTGGCGGTAGGGCTCTTACTGCTCTCCCCCATGCTGTGGTCGGCGGGCACGCTCTTCTACCAGCGCAACCAGAGCCGCCTCGAGCCCGTGGTGGTCTCGGCCTACCAGCAGCTCTTCGGCGGCCTGGCCTTCCTGCTGCTCTCCCCCCTGCTGGGCGAGCGCTGGACTATGCCCACCCTCCAGGGCTGGCTGGCGCTGGCCTACCTGATCGTCTTCGGCTCGCTGCTGGCCTACACCTCCTTCATCCTGGCCGTGAAGCTCCTGCCGGTGAGCCTGGTGACGACCTATGCCTACGTCAACCCGGTGGTGGCGCTGTTTTTAGGCTGGCTGGTGCTGGACGAAACCATCGGCCTATGGACCATCGCCGGAGCCACGCTGGTGCTGATCGCGGTGGGGGTGGTGTTCCAAGCGAGGAAGCGGTGA
- a CDS encoding uracil-DNA glycosylase, with the protein MDLELLAAQARTCTACRLAASRLNVVFGEGNPDAQLMIVGEGPGEEEDKTGRPFVGKAGQLLDKILEAAGIPREGIYIGNIVKCRPPGNRVPLPDEAKTCTALWLNKQLELIRPQIIVPLGATACEYFLGEKVSISKIRGQWLDWQGIKLFPMFHPAYLLRNPARTPGSPKHLTWLDIQEVKKALDSLGEKPKRSLKTVSQESLF; encoded by the coding sequence TTGGATCTGGAGCTACTGGCCGCACAGGCTCGCACTTGCACTGCCTGCCGTCTGGCCGCTTCACGGCTGAACGTAGTATTCGGCGAGGGAAACCCCGACGCCCAGCTCATGATCGTGGGCGAGGGGCCCGGCGAAGAAGAAGACAAGACCGGACGGCCCTTCGTGGGCAAGGCCGGCCAACTGTTGGACAAAATCCTCGAAGCCGCGGGCATTCCCCGCGAGGGCATCTACATCGGCAACATCGTCAAGTGCCGCCCGCCGGGCAACCGCGTTCCCCTGCCCGACGAGGCCAAGACCTGCACCGCGCTGTGGCTCAACAAGCAGCTCGAGCTCATCCGGCCCCAGATCATCGTGCCGCTGGGAGCCACAGCCTGCGAGTATTTTCTGGGCGAGAAGGTCTCGATTAGCAAGATTCGCGGGCAGTGGCTGGACTGGCAGGGCATCAAGCTGTTCCCCATGTTCCACCCGGCCTACTTGCTGCGCAATCCAGCCCGCACTCCGGGCAGCCCCAAACACCTCACCTGGCTGGACATCCAGGAGGTCAAGAAAGCCCTCGACAGCCTGGGCGAAAAACCCAAGCGCTCGCTCAAGACCGTGAGCCAGGAGTCGCTCTTCTGA
- the guaA gene encoding glutamine-hydrolyzing GMP synthase, translating to MSVVILDFGSQYTRLIARRVRELRAYSVILPGTASLERILAERPQAVILSGGPNSVFDPGSPKPAEGLLERGLPVLGICYGMQYLAQALGGRVERAGRREYGKAILTRHEGPLFAGLEGELQMWMSHSDAVTALPEGWKVIAETAENPVAAIAAPDGRTFGVQFHPEVAHSPKGMAVLENFLELAGVRRDWTPEHTLETLIADIRAKVGKDRVLLAVSGGVDSSTLALLLSRAIGSQLTAVFVDHGLLRLGERHEVEQALRPLGDENLRVVDASEQFLRALKGVSDPEEKRRVVGREFIRVFEAEARKLSQEGCRWLAQGTLYPDVIESAGGEGAANIKSHHNVGGLPPDLKFELLEPFRYLFKDEVRELALLLGLPEPIRMRHPFPGPGLAIRILGEVTPEKLDILRRADDIFISALREWNLYDSVSQALAVLTPMQSVGVIGDERSYGYVLGLRAVSTADFMTADWARLPLDFLDEVARKITRQVPEVGRVVYDITSKPPATIEWE from the coding sequence ATGAGCGTTGTCATCCTCGATTTTGGCTCGCAGTACACCCGGCTCATTGCCCGGCGGGTGCGCGAGTTGCGGGCTTACTCGGTAATCCTGCCCGGCACGGCCAGCTTGGAGCGCATCCTGGCCGAGCGGCCACAGGCGGTAATTCTCTCGGGTGGGCCCAACTCGGTCTTCGATCCAGGCTCACCTAAGCCCGCCGAGGGGCTGCTCGAGCGGGGTCTGCCGGTGCTGGGCATCTGCTACGGGATGCAGTACCTCGCCCAGGCCCTGGGAGGGCGGGTGGAGCGGGCCGGACGGCGTGAGTACGGCAAAGCCATCCTCACCCGCCACGAGGGGCCGCTGTTCGCGGGCTTGGAAGGCGAACTCCAAATGTGGATGAGCCACTCCGACGCCGTGACTGCGCTGCCCGAGGGCTGGAAGGTGATCGCCGAGACCGCGGAAAACCCGGTGGCCGCCATTGCCGCGCCCGACGGCAGGACCTTTGGGGTGCAGTTCCACCCCGAAGTCGCGCACAGTCCCAAGGGTATGGCGGTGCTGGAGAACTTCCTCGAGCTCGCCGGGGTGCGCCGCGACTGGACCCCTGAGCACACCCTGGAAACCCTCATCGCCGACATCCGCGCCAAAGTGGGCAAGGACCGGGTGCTGCTGGCGGTGTCGGGTGGAGTGGACTCCTCCACGCTGGCCCTGCTGCTCTCGAGGGCCATCGGTTCCCAGCTCACCGCCGTGTTCGTGGATCACGGGCTGTTGCGGCTGGGCGAGCGCCACGAGGTCGAGCAGGCCCTTAGGCCACTGGGTGACGAAAACTTACGTGTGGTGGACGCCTCCGAGCAATTTTTGCGGGCGCTGAAGGGCGTGAGTGATCCCGAGGAAAAGCGCCGGGTCGTGGGGCGGGAGTTCATCCGGGTCTTCGAGGCCGAAGCCCGCAAGCTCTCGCAGGAGGGCTGCCGCTGGTTGGCCCAGGGTACCCTCTACCCCGACGTCATCGAGTCGGCGGGTGGGGAAGGGGCGGCCAACATCAAGAGCCACCACAACGTAGGAGGGCTGCCTCCAGATTTGAAATTCGAGCTCTTAGAGCCCTTCCGTTACCTCTTCAAGGACGAGGTGCGCGAGCTGGCCCTGCTCTTGGGTCTGCCCGAGCCCATCCGCATGCGCCACCCCTTTCCCGGCCCTGGCCTTGCGATCCGCATTTTGGGCGAGGTTACGCCCGAGAAGCTCGACATCCTGCGTCGCGCCGACGACATCTTCATCAGCGCCCTGCGGGAGTGGAATCTCTACGACAGCGTTTCCCAAGCCCTGGCCGTGCTCACCCCCATGCAGAGCGTGGGCGTCATCGGCGACGAGCGCAGCTACGGCTACGTGCTGGGCCTACGCGCGGTGAGCACCGCCGACTTCATGACCGCCGACTGGGCTCGTCTGCCCCTCGACTTCCTCGACGAGGTCGCCCGCAAGATCACCCGCCAGGTTCCCGAAGTCGGGCGCGTGGTCTACGACATAACCTCCAAACCGCCCGCTACCATCGAGTGGGAATGA
- a CDS encoding S8 family peptidase, with product MQPAEREESVPDGPRLFPSISTVGLSTFRPLWAVAGLAAVVLAGCGQPIAQTQAEFTVAPARLPVSGGELSFFWQAEGITEVTISSDPQLPGFPLTTRDRSFSVRVRGNPTTTARTYRFTLELGGVRKTQTLTVEPQASVSCPSSSRSAVRAALAAPEQFSPTGLGRFDRPYASGRLLVFSKSNSRLQKLGAVRLEGGWGLMRVPQGQEAAKARALVEQGLADYAQPEYLYEAAEAAVPPANRQYPAQNELFAQMRLEQAWKSLSAGCPRPVVAVADTGFFTDRPDLAPNLTPQPSWLDVVGSSLEAPQPRQGVAAPHGGNSHGTAVASVIAATTNDGSMLAGVSYNLAQVLPIKIFDAQGRTGTLQIAQALEYAAGQTQIGGQTFTNPTPAQVVNLSLAGQAYDPYLESVLARVTAQGLVVVASSGNGDSDSVSYPASSPYVIAVGATDDQGRRAVWGSGFGSNYGPELDFVAPGTAVPSYGGQEADVVGNAYGTSVSAAFVSATVALHLYQNQRQYGTFYAGGAGSQVLQAVRECLRSAAQFSTPSLELGYGLIDASKVVDPANAACN from the coding sequence GTGCAACCGGCCGAGCGCGAAGAAAGCGTTCCTGACGGACCCCGGCTTTTCCCATCCATCTCCACCGTTGGCCTTTCGACCTTTCGTCCGCTTTGGGCAGTGGCCGGGCTCGCTGCCGTGGTTCTGGCGGGTTGTGGACAACCCATCGCCCAGACCCAGGCCGAGTTCACCGTCGCACCCGCCCGGCTTCCGGTGAGCGGGGGAGAGCTTTCCTTCTTCTGGCAAGCCGAGGGTATTACGGAGGTCACCATCTCGAGCGACCCCCAACTGCCCGGATTTCCCCTCACCACCCGCGATCGCTCCTTCTCGGTGAGGGTGCGGGGCAACCCCACCACCACCGCCAGGACCTACCGCTTCACCCTCGAGCTCGGTGGCGTGCGCAAGACCCAGACCCTCACGGTCGAGCCCCAGGCTTCCGTGAGCTGCCCGAGCTCGAGCCGTTCCGCCGTCCGCGCCGCCCTCGCTGCGCCTGAGCAGTTCAGCCCCACCGGACTGGGTCGCTTCGACCGGCCCTACGCCAGCGGCCGCCTGCTGGTGTTCAGCAAGAGCAACAGCCGCCTGCAGAAGTTGGGCGCTGTGCGCCTGGAGGGTGGGTGGGGTCTGATGCGGGTACCGCAGGGCCAGGAGGCCGCCAAGGCCCGCGCCCTCGTTGAGCAGGGCTTAGCCGACTATGCCCAGCCCGAGTACCTCTACGAGGCCGCCGAGGCCGCCGTGCCCCCGGCCAACCGTCAGTATCCTGCCCAGAACGAACTTTTCGCCCAGATGCGCCTCGAGCAGGCCTGGAAGAGCCTCAGCGCCGGGTGCCCGCGCCCGGTGGTCGCCGTGGCCGACACCGGCTTCTTCACCGACCGCCCCGATCTCGCCCCCAACCTCACCCCCCAGCCGAGTTGGCTCGACGTGGTGGGCTCGAGCCTCGAAGCGCCCCAGCCCCGCCAGGGAGTCGCGGCTCCCCACGGCGGCAATTCCCACGGCACCGCCGTGGCCAGCGTCATCGCTGCTACTACCAACGACGGCTCGATGCTGGCCGGGGTGAGCTACAACCTAGCCCAAGTGCTGCCCATCAAGATCTTCGACGCCCAGGGTCGCACCGGCACGCTTCAGATCGCCCAGGCCCTCGAGTACGCCGCCGGGCAGACCCAAATCGGTGGCCAGACCTTCACCAACCCCACCCCCGCCCAGGTGGTCAACCTCTCGCTGGCCGGGCAGGCCTACGATCCCTACCTCGAGAGCGTGCTGGCTCGAGTCACGGCCCAGGGGCTGGTAGTGGTGGCTTCCAGCGGCAATGGCGACAGTGACAGCGTGAGCTATCCGGCTTCCTCCCCCTACGTCATCGCCGTGGGTGCGACCGATGATCAAGGTCGGCGGGCGGTATGGGGCAGCGGCTTTGGCTCCAACTATGGCCCAGAGCTCGACTTCGTGGCCCCCGGTACCGCCGTTCCCAGCTACGGCGGCCAGGAAGCCGACGTGGTGGGAAACGCCTACGGTACCTCGGTGTCGGCGGCCTTCGTCAGCGCCACGGTGGCGCTGCACCTCTACCAGAACCAACGCCAGTACGGTACTTTCTACGCAGGGGGAGCCGGGAGCCAGGTGCTGCAAGCGGTGCGGGAGTGCCTGCGCAGCGCAGCCCAGTTCTCCACGCCCTCGCTCGAGCTTGGCTACGGCCTGATCGACGCGTCCAAGGTGGTAGACCCGGCCAACGCTGCGTGTAACTGA
- a CDS encoding alpha/beta hydrolase, with product MQSKSVKPRTPVANHRFWLIFFGLMLFFAASVVFYVWRALRPIPPAPEALSALSSDAAVSVEARDWGYLMKPTHNTAQLGLAFYPGARVDYRAYAPVLRQIAAAGYPVALMWVPFNLAITDQDRAKVVLEGYPQLRWVLAGHSMGGVAASNFASSDDPAVRRSVVGLILWASYPQYDLSGLTLPTLALFGSKDGLIPAEKRALEVPRMPKGTRVEVLEGLNHAAFGAYGAQAGDQPADLPQAEGWEQIARASIEFLQQVDSR from the coding sequence ATGCAGAGCAAGAGCGTCAAACCCCGAACCCCGGTGGCCAACCACCGCTTCTGGCTGATCTTCTTCGGCCTGATGCTCTTCTTCGCCGCCAGCGTGGTGTTCTACGTCTGGCGGGCCCTCAGGCCAATTCCCCCGGCCCCCGAAGCGCTCAGCGCTCTCAGCAGCGACGCTGCCGTATCGGTCGAGGCCAGGGACTGGGGCTACCTGATGAAGCCCACCCACAACACTGCCCAGCTCGGCCTGGCCTTCTACCCCGGCGCGCGGGTAGATTACCGCGCCTACGCCCCGGTGCTGCGGCAGATAGCGGCAGCGGGCTATCCGGTGGCCCTGATGTGGGTGCCCTTCAATCTGGCCATCACCGACCAGGACCGAGCCAAAGTGGTGCTCGAGGGCTATCCCCAGCTCAGGTGGGTGTTGGCCGGGCACTCCATGGGCGGGGTAGCCGCGTCTAATTTTGCATCTTCGGACGACCCAGCCGTGCGCCGATCGGTGGTTGGGCTGATCTTGTGGGCTTCCTACCCGCAATACGACCTCTCCGGGCTCACCCTGCCCACCCTGGCCCTCTTCGGCAGCAAGGACGGGCTGATCCCGGCGGAAAAACGCGCCCTCGAGGTCCCCCGCATGCCCAAAGGCACCCGCGTGGAAGTGCTCGAGGGGCTCAACCATGCCGCTTTCGGGGCCTACGGAGCCCAAGCTGGGGATCAGCCCGCCGACCTCCCCCAGGCCGAGGGGTGGGAGCAGATCGCGCGGGCGAGCATTGAGTTTTTGCAACAGGTCGATAGCCGATAG
- a CDS encoding winged helix-turn-helix domain-containing protein, whose product MTLVQAIEIVLREAEGPLYHREITRRIVEKGLWKETDSLADNVLQKLTASVRWAYSPFERVAPGYYALRARDLDFGTHEPPVPGSVAD is encoded by the coding sequence ATGACCCTGGTCCAGGCCATCGAAATCGTGCTGCGGGAAGCGGAGGGTCCGCTTTACCACCGGGAAATTACCCGGCGCATCGTGGAGAAAGGGCTTTGGAAAGAGACCGATAGCCTAGCCGACAACGTCTTGCAAAAACTCACCGCCAGCGTGCGCTGGGCGTATTCCCCTTTCGAGCGGGTCGCGCCAGGGTACTACGCCCTGCGGGCGAGGGATCTCGACTTCGGCACACACGAGCCGCCGGTTCCGGGATCGGTGGCCGACTGA
- a CDS encoding aminopeptidase has translation MSSNDFTTKLDRLAQIAVKVGLNLQPGQELVMTAPVEALELTRKITEQAYRAGASLVTTLFSDDAATLARFQHAPEESFDKAPAWLYRAMAEAYRSGAARLAISGQNPTLLKGQDPGRVARASKAQAIAYQPALELITRFHVNWTIVAYATPAWAKAVFPNDPEEVAVSRLWQAIFQASRVDQDDPVAAWEAHNRQLKERVDFLNARRYQALHFRGPGTDLRVGLAEGHLWVGGRSPAKNGVACNPNIPTEEVFTTPHKDRIEGYVSSSKPLSHQGSLIDGIRVRFEGGKIVEASARQGEEILRKLLESDEGARSLGEVALVPHSSPIAQMGILFYNTLFDENAASHIALGQAYSECMVNGERLSAEELAARGANSSLIHVDWMIGSNEVDVDGVTFSGTLEPLMRSGEWVPGL, from the coding sequence ATGAGCAGCAACGACTTCACCACCAAACTCGATCGCCTGGCCCAGATCGCAGTGAAGGTTGGCCTCAACCTCCAACCGGGGCAGGAACTGGTCATGACCGCCCCCGTCGAAGCCCTCGAGCTCACCCGCAAGATCACCGAGCAAGCCTACAGGGCCGGGGCCTCCTTGGTCACCACCCTCTTCAGCGACGACGCGGCCACCCTGGCCCGTTTCCAGCACGCTCCTGAGGAAAGCTTCGACAAAGCTCCCGCCTGGCTCTACCGGGCCATGGCCGAGGCCTACCGCAGCGGTGCGGCCCGGCTGGCCATCAGCGGGCAGAACCCCACGCTGCTTAAAGGGCAAGATCCCGGGCGCGTGGCCCGCGCAAGCAAGGCCCAGGCCATCGCCTATCAACCGGCGCTCGAGCTCATCACCCGCTTCCACGTCAACTGGACCATCGTGGCCTACGCCACCCCTGCCTGGGCCAAGGCGGTCTTCCCCAACGACCCCGAAGAGGTAGCCGTCTCCAGGCTGTGGCAGGCCATCTTCCAGGCCTCGAGGGTGGACCAGGACGACCCGGTAGCCGCCTGGGAAGCCCACAACCGGCAGCTCAAGGAGCGGGTGGACTTTCTCAACGCCAGGCGCTACCAGGCCCTACACTTTCGGGGGCCCGGCACCGACTTGCGGGTGGGCCTGGCCGAAGGGCACCTGTGGGTCGGCGGCAGAAGCCCGGCTAAGAACGGCGTGGCCTGTAACCCCAACATCCCCACCGAGGAAGTCTTCACCACCCCCCACAAGGACCGCATCGAGGGCTACGTCAGCTCGAGCAAGCCGCTCTCCCATCAGGGCAGCCTCATCGACGGTATCCGGGTGCGCTTCGAGGGGGGCAAAATCGTCGAGGCCAGCGCCCGCCAAGGGGAGGAGATCCTGCGCAAGTTGCTCGAGAGCGACGAGGGCGCGCGAAGCTTGGGTGAGGTCGCGCTGGTGCCCCATTCTTCCCCCATCGCTCAGATGGGCATCCTCTTCTACAACACCCTCTTCGACGAAAACGCCGCCAGCCACATCGCCCTAGGGCAGGCCTACAGCGAGTGCATGGTGAATGGTGAGCGGCTCAGCGCGGAAGAGCTGGCCGCGCGCGGGGCGAACTCGAGCCTCATCCACGTCGACTGGATGATCGGCTCAAACGAGGTGGATGTGGACGGCGTCACCTTCAGCGGAACCCTCGAGCCGCTGATGCGCTCGGGCGAGTGGGTGCCTGGCCTTTAG
- the trpB gene encoding tryptophan synthase subunit beta, which translates to MQLPNYPLPDSRGRYGDFGGRYVPETLIPALEELTAAYLHFKHDPGFLEEYEYYLKEYVGRPTPLYFAENLTRHLGGARIYLKREDLNHTGAHKINNTLGQALLCKRMGKRRVIAETGAGQHGVSVATVAALMGLECVVYQGAEDVRRQALNVFRMRLLGAEVRSVESGTKTLKDATNEAIRDWVTNVRDSFYIIGSVVGPHPYPAMARDFQSVVGEEVKQQLLAKEGRATPDAVIACVGGGSNAIGVFAPFAYQEERPRLIGVEAAGHGLTSSMHALSIGAGRKGVLHGAMMYLLYDEDGQIQPAHSVSAGLDYPGVGPEHSYFAERGIAEYVGITDDEALEGFKLLARLEGILPALESAHAIAYAAKLAPEMDPEQVIVINLSGRGDKDVVEVMRVLEERRGSRAEGQVSQGVA; encoded by the coding sequence ATGCAACTACCCAACTACCCCTTGCCCGACTCCCGAGGCCGCTACGGCGACTTCGGCGGACGCTACGTGCCCGAGACGCTGATCCCGGCGCTCGAGGAGCTCACCGCTGCCTACCTCCACTTCAAGCACGACCCCGGCTTCCTCGAGGAGTACGAGTACTACCTCAAGGAGTACGTGGGCCGTCCCACGCCCCTGTACTTCGCCGAAAACCTGACCCGCCACCTCGGCGGGGCCAGGATCTACCTCAAGCGCGAGGACCTCAACCACACCGGAGCCCATAAGATCAACAACACTTTGGGTCAGGCCTTGCTATGCAAGCGCATGGGCAAGAGGCGGGTCATCGCCGAGACAGGGGCCGGGCAGCACGGGGTTTCGGTGGCGACGGTAGCCGCCTTGATGGGCCTGGAGTGCGTGGTCTATCAGGGTGCCGAGGACGTGCGCCGCCAGGCGCTCAACGTCTTCCGCATGCGGTTGTTGGGGGCTGAAGTGCGCTCGGTAGAGAGCGGTACCAAGACCCTCAAGGACGCCACCAACGAGGCCATCCGTGACTGGGTAACCAACGTGCGCGATTCTTTCTACATCATCGGCTCGGTGGTGGGGCCACACCCTTATCCGGCCATGGCCCGCGACTTTCAGAGCGTCGTGGGTGAGGAGGTCAAACAGCAGTTGCTGGCCAAAGAGGGCCGTGCGACCCCTGATGCGGTGATCGCCTGCGTGGGGGGAGGCTCCAACGCCATCGGGGTGTTCGCGCCCTTCGCCTACCAGGAAGAGCGCCCCCGGCTCATCGGCGTCGAGGCCGCCGGGCACGGGCTGACCTCGAGCATGCACGCCCTCTCCATCGGCGCGGGCCGCAAGGGAGTGCTGCACGGGGCGATGATGTACCTGCTTTACGACGAGGACGGCCAGATCCAACCGGCCCACTCGGTCTCGGCGGGCCTGGACTACCCCGGCGTGGGCCCCGAACACTCCTACTTTGCCGAGCGGGGCATCGCTGAGTACGTGGGCATTACCGATGACGAGGCCCTGGAGGGCTTCAAGCTCCTGGCGCGCCTGGAGGGTATCCTGCCCGCCCTCGAGAGCGCCCACGCCATCGCCTACGCCGCCAAGTTGGCTCCCGAGATGGATCCCGAGCAGGTCATCGTCATCAACCTCTCGGGCCGTGGAGACAAGGACGTGGTGGAGGTGATGCGGGTGCTCGAAGAGCGCCGAGGCTCGAGGGCCGAGGGTCAAGTGTCCCAGGGGGTGGCTTGA
- the trpA gene encoding tryptophan synthase subunit alpha, producing MTTREAFERAAAEGRAALIPYVMAGYPDATGALELLRRVLPFADVLEIGLPYSDPLGDGPVIQRASEQALRQGTRQKDVLEFVRQVRTLTDKPLFVMTYINPVIAAGPERFFEAFRSAGATGLILPDLPPDEDLALVEKAHAAGLETTFLLAPTSTDARIRTVAPFCTGFVYTVSVTGVTGARDRLPEGLPELVQRIKQHTDAPVAIGFGISSRSTAAQAARAADGAVIASALIRAHEEGRAVEPVLEEVRLGLFRQASV from the coding sequence ATGACCACCCGCGAGGCCTTCGAACGCGCCGCCGCTGAAGGCCGAGCTGCGCTGATCCCCTACGTCATGGCCGGATATCCCGACGCCACGGGGGCCCTCGAGCTGTTGCGCCGGGTGCTGCCCTTTGCCGACGTGCTCGAGATCGGCTTGCCCTATTCCGACCCCTTGGGCGACGGTCCGGTGATCCAGCGGGCCTCCGAGCAAGCCCTGAGGCAGGGCACCCGCCAGAAGGACGTGCTCGAGTTCGTGCGCCAGGTACGCACCCTCACCGACAAGCCGCTGTTCGTGATGACCTACATCAACCCGGTAATCGCCGCCGGGCCCGAGCGCTTTTTCGAGGCCTTCCGCAGCGCCGGGGCCACCGGGCTGATCCTGCCCGACCTCCCCCCGGACGAAGACCTCGCGCTGGTTGAGAAAGCGCACGCGGCGGGGCTCGAGACCACCTTCCTCCTGGCTCCCACCTCCACCGACGCCCGCATAAGGACCGTCGCCCCCTTCTGCACCGGCTTCGTTTACACCGTCTCCGTCACCGGCGTCACCGGGGCCCGCGACCGTCTGCCGGAGGGCCTCCCGGAATTGGTCCAGCGCATCAAACAGCACACCGACGCGCCGGTGGCCATAGGCTTTGGCATCTCGAGCCGCTCTACCGCCGCCCAGGCCGCGAGGGCCGCCGACGGCGCGGTGATCGCCAGCGCCCTCATCCGTGCCCACGAGGAGGGGAGAGCCGTAGAGCCCGTACTGGAGGAGGTGCGGCTGGGGCTCTTTAGGCAGGCGAGCGTTTAG